One genomic region from Uloborus diversus isolate 005 chromosome 2, Udiv.v.3.1, whole genome shotgun sequence encodes:
- the LOC129216758 gene encoding cytochrome b5 domain-containing protein 1-like produces the protein MSIEDTGQELRYLPLFIRYGKVRGDEGLRPLLIFGGKDVSHFFNEQGEVKYHVNPNTNKLDVFMPFGKFIGAPSQEYVAKLYEHRKQDEDNLANCFVQRVKDQKFGKALTECEVLTSTSENSTNSEKSTPWWKSKEYVIGYLTKKPRWIKIKNTMIFKDVDLEVCTEDTIEDILEKYFKFNSHARSYTWRYGNETLDMKQTLENNGIPDTDEVAERLKMNPSLFIPTLNLYFNHDLTEM, from the exons ATGTCAATTGAAGATACTGGGCAAGAACTGCGGTATTTGCCCCTCTTCATACGATATGGTAAAGTCAGGG GGGACGAAGGGTTGCGGCCATTGTTAATATTCGGAGGCAAAGATGTCAGCCATTTTTTCAACGAACAAGGAGAG gTTAAATATCACGTAAATCCTAACACAAATAAGTTAGATGTGTTTATGCCATTTGGAAAGTTCATTGGCGCACCTTCGCAAGAGTACGTCGCCAAGTTGTATGAGCACAGGAAGCAAGATGAAGATAACCTGGCCAATTGTTTCGTTCAGAGAGTGAAAGATCAGAAATTTGGTAAAGCTCTTACGGAATGTGAAGTTTTAACGTCAACGTCGGAAAATTCTACAAACAGTGAGAAATCTACACCATGGTGGAAAAGCAAAGAGTATGTCATAGGTTACCTCACGAAAAAACCTCGCTGGATCAAAATCAAGAACACAATGATCTTCAAAGATGTTGATTTGGAG GTATGTACCGAAGACACGATTGAAGACATTCTAGAGAAATATTTCAAGTTTAACAGCCATGCGAGAAGTTACACTTGGAGATACGGAAATGAAACCCTAGATATGAAGCAGACGTTGGAAAACAATGGGATTCCAGACACAGATGAAGTTGCTGAACGATTAAAAATGAATCCTTCGCTCTTTATTCCGActctaaatttgtattttaaccatGATTTGACGGAAATGTGA